The Actinoplanes sp. N902-109 genomic interval ACGAGCTGGGTCATGCCGGGCTGCGAGACGCCCTCCCCGTGGGCCAGTTCGGTGAGCCGCTGCGGGCCCTCCCGTTCCAGCCGGCTGAGCAGCATCAACGCAGACATGCTGAGATCGCCCGCGGTGGCCAGCTGACGCACCAGGCGGGTCAGCTGTTCCAGGAGGACGGCCAGCTCGTTATGCATAACTTCATTATGCAGCAATGTTCGGCCGGCACACAGTGGTGATGACCACCTGAACGTGGCCCGAACATCGGGCACACCATGAGGTGAACGTCGCGGTCGGGGCAATGAGTGAGCCCGGCCACTCCGGTGTCGCCCCACCCGGCACAGCCGCATCGAATCGGACCGAAATCGGCCGACATATCGGTCAACGGGCGCGCGGTTCACGTAACGGACAACCCCTCCTCAGCCAAAGGCAACGTTCCGGGGTCAACGTGTTCACCCTTCGTTCATTTAGGCCCCCGACGCCGGTCACCTGGCCCTTTTAGCTTTCCGGTGTGCCGATGAGAGTTCGGCCGCCGGGACCACGGAGCCCGGAGATGCGATCCATTCGAAGGGAAAACCGTTGAAGCTCCAGCGGTACTACGTTGCTGGTATTGCCATGACCGCCGTCTTCGCGCTCAGCGCCTGCGGCTCTGACAACACCGATAGCCCGGCTGCCGGCGGGGCCTCCGCCGCGGCGGGAAGCTGCGCCGCCGGCCAGCTGACGGCGCAGGGCTCGTCCGCGCAGAAGAACGCGATGGACGAGTGGATCAAGACCTACCAGGGCCAGTGCTCGGGCGCCCAGATCGGCTACGAGGGCACCGGTTCCGGCGCGGGCATCCAGGCGTTCATCGCCGGCACCGCGGACTTCGCCGGCTCCGACTCGGCCCTCAAGGACGACGAGCAGCCCCAGGCCGACGCGAAGTGCCCGGGCGGCCAGGCGCTCAACCTGCCGATGGTGGTCGGCCCGATCGCGGTCGTCTACAACGTCAAGGGTGCCGACAGCCTGCAGTTCTCGGCGTCGACCCTGGCCAAGATCTTCTCCGGCAAGATCACCAAGTGGGACGACCCGGCGATCAAGGCGGAGAACTCCGGCGCGACCCTGCCGTCGACCGCGATCCAGGCGGTGCACCGCTCGGACGAGTCCGGCACGACCGACAACTTCACCAAGTACCTGAGCAAGACCGCCGAGGCCGACTGGACCTACGGCAACGCCAAGGCGTGGAAGGCCCCGGGCGGCACCGGCGCCAACAAGTCCGACGGTGTGGCCTCGCTCGTCAAGAGCACCGAGGGCACCATCTCCTACGTCGAGCTCTCCTTCGCCGAGAACAGCGACCTGCAGAAGGCCAAGATCAAGAACGGCGCGGGCGAGTTCACCGAGCTGACCGGTGAGAGCGCGGGCAAGACGATCGAGGGCGCCAAGGTCGCCGGCACCGGCAACGACCTCAAGCTGGACATCGACTACAGCACCACCACCGCGGGTGCCTACCCGATCGTGCTGGCCACCTACGAGATCGTCTGCAGCAAGGGCAGCGCCAAGGCCGCGGCCATCAAGGGCTTCCTGACCTACACCTCGAGCACCGGCGGCCAGCAGGCGCTCTCCGAGCTGGGCTACGCCCCGCTGCCCGAGTCGGTCCGCAGCAAGGTCGCGGCCTCCGTCGCGGCCATCTCCTGACCACCGGCACTCAGCAGCAACCCCCTCCTAGACGACAGCGAGCGAGCGAATGGGTGACTATCCGTCCCGCTCGGCGAGCA includes:
- the pstS gene encoding phosphate ABC transporter substrate-binding protein PstS — translated: MKLQRYYVAGIAMTAVFALSACGSDNTDSPAAGGASAAAGSCAAGQLTAQGSSAQKNAMDEWIKTYQGQCSGAQIGYEGTGSGAGIQAFIAGTADFAGSDSALKDDEQPQADAKCPGGQALNLPMVVGPIAVVYNVKGADSLQFSASTLAKIFSGKITKWDDPAIKAENSGATLPSTAIQAVHRSDESGTTDNFTKYLSKTAEADWTYGNAKAWKAPGGTGANKSDGVASLVKSTEGTISYVELSFAENSDLQKAKIKNGAGEFTELTGESAGKTIEGAKVAGTGNDLKLDIDYSTTTAGAYPIVLATYEIVCSKGSAKAAAIKGFLTYTSSTGGQQALSELGYAPLPESVRSKVAASVAAIS